In Lacerta agilis isolate rLacAgi1 chromosome 1, rLacAgi1.pri, whole genome shotgun sequence, the following proteins share a genomic window:
- the TMEM229B gene encoding transmembrane protein 229B isoform X1 — protein sequence MPVNVEESRQSSCWGLCGRMAAAEPLTAFSRWYLYAIHGYFCEVMFTAAWEFVVNFNWKFPGVTSVWALFIYGTSILIVEKMYLYLKDKCNILVRCLIYTLWTYTWEFTTGFILRLFDACPWDYSQFDLNFMGLITLEYAIPWFCAAVIMEQLVIRNTLRLRFDENAEPGSPTTAVTLANGHVKTN from the coding sequence AGTTCCTGCTGGGGACTGTGCGGAAGGATGGCGGCTGCAGAACCCCTGACTGCTTTCTCCCGTTGGTACCTCTATGCTATTCATGGTTACTTCTGTGAGGTGATGTTCACAGCTGCTTGGGAGTTTGTGGTCAATTTCAactggaaattcccaggtgtcactAGCGTATGGGCACTCTTCATCTATGGAACTTCCATCCTCATTGTAGAAAAGATGTACCTGTACCTGAAGGACAAGTGCAACATCCTAGTGCGCTGCCTGATTTACACCCTGTGGACGTATACTTGGGAGTTCACCACCGGCTTCATCCTGCGCCTGTTTGATGCCTGCCCTTGGGACTATTCACAGTTTGACTTGAACTTCATGGGCCTCATAACCCTGGAGTATGCCATTCCATGGTTCTGTGCAGCAGTCATCATGGAACAGTTAGTCATCAGGAACACACTGCGTTTGCGATTTGATGAGAATGCTGAACCCGGGTCTCCTACTACTGCTGTAACCTTGGCCAATGGCCATGTGAAAACTAACTGA
- the TMEM229B gene encoding transmembrane protein 229B isoform X2, whose translation MAAAEPLTAFSRWYLYAIHGYFCEVMFTAAWEFVVNFNWKFPGVTSVWALFIYGTSILIVEKMYLYLKDKCNILVRCLIYTLWTYTWEFTTGFILRLFDACPWDYSQFDLNFMGLITLEYAIPWFCAAVIMEQLVIRNTLRLRFDENAEPGSPTTAVTLANGHVKTN comes from the coding sequence ATGGCGGCTGCAGAACCCCTGACTGCTTTCTCCCGTTGGTACCTCTATGCTATTCATGGTTACTTCTGTGAGGTGATGTTCACAGCTGCTTGGGAGTTTGTGGTCAATTTCAactggaaattcccaggtgtcactAGCGTATGGGCACTCTTCATCTATGGAACTTCCATCCTCATTGTAGAAAAGATGTACCTGTACCTGAAGGACAAGTGCAACATCCTAGTGCGCTGCCTGATTTACACCCTGTGGACGTATACTTGGGAGTTCACCACCGGCTTCATCCTGCGCCTGTTTGATGCCTGCCCTTGGGACTATTCACAGTTTGACTTGAACTTCATGGGCCTCATAACCCTGGAGTATGCCATTCCATGGTTCTGTGCAGCAGTCATCATGGAACAGTTAGTCATCAGGAACACACTGCGTTTGCGATTTGATGAGAATGCTGAACCCGGGTCTCCTACTACTGCTGTAACCTTGGCCAATGGCCATGTGAAAACTAACTGA